CTTGGGGCATCGTGGCCACCCCTTGGGTGTCGCTTAAGCTGCTCTTGTCTTTTGGAGCGGGGTATGCCTTTGTCGGGATGGGCTTCCTGGCCCACGAAATCCTGCACGGGGCGGTCACCAAGAACCCGGTGGTGCGCTCGATCACCGGCACGATTGCCTTCCTGCCGCTTCTGGTGGGTGCCCGGCTGTGGCGCAAGTGGCACAACGTCGAGCACCATGGCCATACCCAGCACCCCCACGACGACCCGGACGCGATGGGCACCCTCGAGGTGGCCCAGCAAAAACCCATCTTCCAGTGGTTTTTCCGCCAGGCCCCGGGCTTCCGCAGCCTGTTCTTGTTCAGCTCCTTCACCTTCTGGTTTAGCTTCCACGCCCACATGATGCTCAGGCGCTTCTTGCCCGAGTTCAAGCCCCACGAGCGACGGGTGGTGATATTCCAGGCTGTCTTGCCCTACCTAGTCTGGTCGGGGGTGTGTTGGCTGGTGGGGCCGTTCGACTTTCTCTTTGTGTTCGTGCTGCCCTGGGGGATCGCCAACTTCATCGCCATGAGCTTTATCGCCACCAATCACCTCCTCAACCCGGTTACCGAGACCAACGACCCGCTCCTGAACAGCCTCACGGTCAGAAACCCCAAGTGGCTCGAGTGGCTCACCCTGGGCTTTGGCCTGCACGTCGAGCATCACGTCTT
The genomic region above belongs to Meiothermus sp. Pnk-1 and contains:
- a CDS encoding fatty acid desaturase; protein product: MTEEQHLREYTKALKAILPKHFFEPVPARMMYLPVFVGLFVLCAWGIVATPWVSLKLLLSFGAGYAFVGMGFLAHEILHGAVTKNPVVRSITGTIAFLPLLVGARLWRKWHNVEHHGHTQHPHDDPDAMGTLEVAQQKPIFQWFFRQAPGFRSLFLFSSFTFWFSFHAHMMLRRFLPEFKPHERRVVIFQAVLPYLVWSGVCWLVGPFDFLFVFVLPWGIANFIAMSFIATNHLLNPVTETNDPLLNSLTVRNPKWLEWLTLGFGLHVEHHVFPVLSPKYAHIVAAKIKELWPQRYNELPHWKALYYLWKTPRLYRDHRNLIEPTSGKVFGTMGFGLPERVQQHKQARIDARAVGKKRGRSS